Within the Eleginops maclovinus isolate JMC-PN-2008 ecotype Puerto Natales chromosome 13, JC_Emac_rtc_rv5, whole genome shotgun sequence genome, the region gaaagggaggagCCCCCTAAATAGCataaatagggcctctttaaagcaaGCAACATTTATTATCTGATATGGTTGTATGCTTCAGATTCTTGTATTTTAGGCAATTAGTTAGAATGTTTTCTTTGTACCTTGCCTTGGATCACCAACACTtacctttcttcttctctgttttatcAAAGAATAAAGAATTGTTGATCCATAAAAATCAACAGTGAAAATAATAGCTTGTAGCACCTTTACTGAAATAAGGAGTAAATGGGGATTGGTTTCAGATGCAGCCAGCAAAAGGACTGTATTTACAGAAAGCACCTTGAATATGTGCAGAAAGCTGGAGTGTGAGAGAAGCAAAGAGTGAGACggattatacatttaaaaaaagacaagctCTGAGGTGTGGAAATCAATAAAACCTACTGAAGTGACTCATGGTGTATGCTAGACTGTTTTAGACTGCACGCTCTTATTGTTTGTTGCAAATCCCAACCATCTGCAGATACCAGTCTGATGAAGCAGaaacctaaaaagaaaaagcattacACAGATGGCCGGACGCAAATGAAGCGTCCTTAAGAGAAATAAGAGAAAAGAGGGTGTGGAAAGAAAGCAGAGATACAGAGACACCTTGGGGAACAAAGAGTACAGcccaaaactgaaaataaacatcagTTTCCAAGCCTCGCCACTCAGCGCCTCCTTCAACCTGTACAAGACATCTGACTTTCCAGCATATTAAAAACCACCTGACaaggaaacaaacacatctgGTTATAGAGCTACATCAGTCCTTCATGCAAAACACAGAAAGACTCCCATGGAGGTAGCAGGGGCACTGTTGTACATGTTTTTTGGCAACTGAAGAACAGCATCTTGTAGTGACtgactttttttcccaaaatggtTTAAAAGTCTTTCCAATATATAAAGTGTCCCGTCATATTTCATGTGCTGCTTTAcaagttaattaaaaaacaaaataaaaaggacatgaGCATCAGGTTGTCTGTTGATCATGTAGTGACGTAGTGTTTCCGAACATGCTGTATGTGTTTCTACTGACCCCCCCCCGACACCACACTCCCCCTCTGTGGACAAGAAGAGGATGTCTAATAAAGAATATTATTAGCACCCTGTTGTGGCTGAAGCTGATATGTGAATCAGCTGTAGAGTGAAGGGGTTAGGACAGGTGAGCCACCCAGGCAGCGTTCACAAAAGCTATTTGACCCATGTCAAAAACTGAGATTAAAAACAGACTGGTCTCTATTGACaactaaatgttttcatttccagGACTAACTCATGCTGTACAGATCCAATAGACCTCAAGCAAATATGTGATTGTGATTTAATATCATCttttaagaaaatgaaagatttgAATAGTGCCTGTTTTCTCATTCGATATTATTACTGAAAGCCTTGTTTTCTTTCAGGGTGAATAAGAAGAAACGATGATGGATCCCTGGAGATCTGTCCCTcatcaaaaagtaaaatgtgctCATTTAAATGAGTGTCAATCCATTATGTTGACATGTTGGATAAACATATGGCAGGTGTTGATTGAGGAGACAGTGTACACACCACAGCTCAGGTAGAAGCCAGAGAGAGCCTGGGATGTGAACCGAATCTCATCAGCTAACATAAACTGCTTCAAACGGTTTGGAGACTGAAGAGGTGTGAACGCTGCCTGAGCAGGAAGACAGAAACACCCGgctaaaaatactttttctactTCTTAAAAGTCTGTGCAGTCCGTTGGTGTGCAGGGGCTGGTTAGGAAGACGGTGATGCTGTGTCGATGCAGGGCTGTGCTTCTTTCTCCTTGTCCTTATCGTCATCCAAGAAAAACAGCGGGAACATCCCCAAGATACAGCCGATGGACACTCCGATGGCTTtaccctgcaggaggagaggaggaaatgatATCATCAAGAGGAAACCTTCACTATGacctaaaataaaatctgttatTAGACAGAGCAGAGTTCGCAGCTCAGATAGCAGAGATACAGAGGAGACTCACAACTTCACTGCTTCATAGAGTCATTGGCAGTGCTGCTAATTTTGAGGCAGCTATCTCCACATGACTTTTTGAAAGCTTTGATCTTAACTAAGTGACAAAAGTAAAGCGACAGCTGTTTTGGGGGATTCTCTTTTCATACCTCTCTTGGTCTGTGGATTGTCCTTGTAAAACATTTCCTCTGATGTGCCTCATGGAAGAAAGAAGTCTGACACACTGCCTTCGAGGTTAAACTGCAACTTCAGCTTGGGACCTTTGATGCATCTAACACCACCAACTTTTTCACTGTAGTCATATCCTTGTTGTTGGCTTTGTGTTGAAGTCCTCAAATTAGAGATGCACATATTGCAATTTTCTTGGCTGTCTGACTTTATTTCCTTCTAATAAGCTATACAGATATCTTTGAAACTTTTAATTATGgaacatttaaattcagttaCAACACATCTTTTAGATTTTATTCAGCGGATATAAATAAATCAGTATCTCACCACGTGTGAGCTGACCCGGGTCTGCCACATGTCCGCCTGTTTGGGCGTCAGTTCTGGACCCTGCATCCCGAATTTGGACGCCAGAGACTCCACATAACCTGCAAGACTGCATGCACACATATTTGTCTTATTATATGTGAGAGTTAAAAATCCTTTACCATCCCAACATTCCAATCATTTCCCTAATTTGAAAGCTTTTGCAGGAGTTAAAGCTATCTTTAAACTGCTGTAAAGGATGCAAGGGTAAAAACGCCTGTTACCgtttaaaagtattttctaaCCTCCCTCATCAAAAATTCAGGTTGAACATGGAAAACAAACTTGTTCTCCTGGAGACAAAACACCAAAAGCAGGAAACGAGGATTAATACGAGTGAAAATGCAGCAAGAGACGAGTGGAAAATTAAAACTAGAAGTAGTACAAACTAAAATCCCACATggttaaaacaacaacacaaagaaacctcggttcattattttaatttaaaatgccGCAAACACAGACTGTACCTTGAACCTTCTCTCTTCAAAAGACATCACACATCTACCTGAACAAATCACACATCAGAGCGTTCAAAATGCTGCTCACCCGAGACCTGCCAAATCTGAAACCAGGTTCCCCAgcgcagcagctgcagaaacacagatagGGAAACACTTTGATGTCTGCTGTTCTCTGATGAAACACACATAAAGTGACAGATAAATAATGCACATCAGAATCACATGATGAATAAAGCATTTAAGGGATTTAAAGCTCCTTTCATCCCTGTTTCAGGTCTAGGTTGAATGGATGTTTGCGGGCCATTGAACTGGGTTAGTAATGCTGGCTGGCTTGCTTGAGGTTCGGATGTGTTAGCAAAGATATTCTAATGGAATCATAAATATATGTAGTGTTAGATCTGTCCATATAGCTAAGAGCACAAACTTTCcgatagagtggtgcaggaatgagtcctaaagccTGGATAggagttagcatgttagcacatCTGGGAGACTTTTTTTAACGTGTTTTGGTCAGATGCCTTAGTTGCTAACAACTAAGATTACTAAACCTCATCAAGCAGAACTTCTAGCTTAGCGATTGTGTTGTGaatgtgaccgtgatgtagttcatttatagcttaacgttagctttttatctctgctgattgcatttacacttcaaaaatcaAAGTGGTGCTGCTAGCAAAACCGgcaagtatcataaatgtgttccACAGATCTCATTTCATACTTTGAAATTCAATGGAAAATCGCattgagtttgttttgttgtcaatGGAGCCCTCGCTATGCTATCTGGCTCGGGCTACAGAAAAGAGTCCTCACCGCAACACTATTAGCTTTAACAGATAGGTCCTCATTCATAATGGAAGGAGCCAGTGGAGACGGTTCAGATGTCTGATCAGGATGCATCGTGGATAACTATGTTGAGACGCTTTCTGAAAGTAAGTCCAACTGGGATCAAGCGTAGAAAAGAGCTGGAGGACGTCTAAAGAGTAAAAGAGGTCTGGCCTACTTGCATTAGTCTGTTCAAGTGCCCGAAAATAAATTGATGGAGTAATTGaagtaaaatatacaaataattgGCTGGTATTTAGGCTATTATCCACCTCTAGAGCCTGTGTTGTCCGTACAATGCCCATGTCTGAGCAAAACTTTAGAAACTCCCCCACACAAATAAGTGCATGTACCTAAAAATGTGCCGTGCCAAGGGGCCCACATAGACCTGTAAGAAGATGAAAAGCAGAAAGAGGAGTCCAAACAATAGACCATGGCAGCACAATGCAAGATTAGAGCCAGTGGGAGTGAGAGAAGGTGTTTAAAGTTTCACAGATAAAAGAGCACCTTTGGAAAACCTCCAACACAAGTCAGCTCATTTTCCATCTGCCTTCACGGCATTACTGTCAGCAGAAGCAGCTTCTGAACAGTTCTAGTTAATGTATAACATCGGCAACACTTGGCAGCTGTGAAGAATTCCCACTGCAGCTTGGATTTTCACAGGGGACGGCTGACAATGCGGTAGAAATTACACTTGTTCACGGTTATTTAAACTTAAGGTGGCAAGTATGGGTTTGTTTTCCCCTGAGTGGATCTCCAGAGGCATCAAAAGCAGCGGTGCTTAGCGCTTGATGCTAGCACAGTTTCCTCAGGAACTAAAACTCCAGACAGACTTTTCCAGTCCAAGTTTCGCTCAAAGAAGTGAAGAGCGATACAATCTCACAACCTCATTTCACCAGCACCTCTGACTGATTGCATATGACAGTaaggatgatgaagaggagtcaGAGTTAAAGCTGGGAAAGGTCTCGTCTCATATCAGTCGTTGAGCATCGCTGCAGGCCGGATGATGATGACACAAATATGAAGCAGCGCCGGGATGGATAAAGACGTCAGAGCGGGGCTATTGATCTGgagactttttttccccccatttgCACTTTGCAGAGGAAATTGAAGCCAAGTATCCATGGAAACAGAATAATCTAGTGGCGAGGAAAAGGGAGAAGACGAGCTCCAGTGCCTTTATGGTTTCCACAGCCTGATAAAGACCTGACCTGAGACCCAGAACAGCAGCCATGATGACAGCAGGCGGTGTACCAGGACTACTGAGGAGTTTAAAGAACATTCTCCAGCGCAACTTTACACAACAGGTGGCATCAGCCCGGATTTAGAAGTAACAACATGTCTTTGGTGATGGCTGATGGAAGAGGAGGCAATGCTTTCACACTGAATTATGGAGGGAGAGTTGTATCAATATTTCTTGGGTTAATAATTActcaattaattcattacaagTGATGCTTTGTAACTAAAGATAAAGACATCCATGCAAAGCAGCCTAAAGGATGAGTTTGCTGTACCCTAAGGCTTGGTGCAGCCACAGTCAACGGAAATGTATCGATAGTGTGTGCTACATTATAAACATAGAACCAATAAAGAGTAACATAAAGAATGTATGTTACTAGCTggttattaaaaagaaaaccaatcAGCAGAGACTAGACTGcaagctcttattttgaaatgtagacGTAGAATTAAGATCCACAAAAGCATTTTTGCTGCCgaaattaaataaacagggTTCACAAATGCCTGATCAACACATGTTAATGATAGAAACACATCCACAGATATTGTTCTTTTACTtctaaaatgattttgtttatttttgttatttgtcgAATTTTTGCagatttgcacaaaaaaaacgagtttacaaatatattttttgcatttctggAAAGTTATATTCACCAACtacacatttaaacatggaCTTTTGATCTGTTCACAAATATAATATTGAGACCAATGCACCTCCATACTGAAGCAATAACATTTGTGAGGACTTTAAAGGGAACCCCGGCTGCTGATCATAAATATTAGGTATGGTCATTTTAGTCAAAAATACTGTGCAACTGATTATCAATATTTAAAGATTcacttttcaatgtttttgaagagaacattatatatttaagaCGAATTTTTGATTTATAAATGACTTAAATTATTATGCAATTAAAACTTTtgacaaacaaatgtgtaaatGGAATTTGGGACCAGATACGTCTATTTAGATTTCATGATGACTTGACTACAGACTGCCAGGTCCAATTCTCTGCTCTTACCAGCCATGGTGGAGATCCCAAGAGTGACTCCGATAGAGAGTTCTATCTGTGTTccctggaggagaggagagagggggggaggttTTCATCCAGACTCAAGAGTTTTAGAAACAACACAGGTAGAGGAAGATGTGAGACTTGCATTTTTCAATCATAAAGGCAATTTGTTACCGTTAAAACAATCTGAATCATTGTGGAAATAAAGTCACTTACTGCTGCGATCATGATGGCATTATCAAGGAACCCAAATCCAATAAAGGGGACGCAGTTGTGGAACAAAACTgcagacaaacaggaagaaggATTAACACAGAAGCTGACATTTACATTGAATGCTTGCACTTTGCTATCAGGGAACTGCAGAAAGCATGTTCATGCCTCATGTGCTGTGTTTAACACTAACATGAGATAACTTCAAACATATTTCTTACACATTTCCATTGGTGAAGGGAAGTGtttaactattttaaaatcAGGAAGATGACAGTTTTGAGAACTTTCAAATACGTTTTGAAGAAGTGAAAGTCATTTTTagagttttaatttattttgcaaAACATTGAAGTATTGAATTGTATCAGGTCAATACATGCAAAGCATTTTAATACACACAACAGACCGGCCTGAGCAGTGTTGCATACTTAATGAGAGGAAGGAGCAGAGTTTAGAGATATAGCTTGGACTCAAACAACACTTAGAATCTAAGCCAGCTGCTCTGTGAGCTTGGACTTAATGTCAGCGTGTAAACATGCTCCCCATGCTGATATGGAGATGTCTAGCAGGTTAATATCATGTTCACTGTcttagcatgttagctttaACATCAGCTAATAAGCGCTtaacacaaagtacagctgaggctgatgatCTGAAACGCCTGCATGCTTCTACAGTGGAAAAGAAGAGTTCACAATGCTGTGGTTTAACTGTTTTGATAGAGCAAACAGGATAAtataaaatgtcctttattcTAACACTTATCagtctctgtttttatttgtggttTCTGATATAgtatgtttattatatatatatatatttaatgctGCATTATATTACATAAACACTACAAAGAAGACATGCAAATCAATACTTTTATACTGAAAGCCAGATGAATATCCAACAATTGACTATCACATTGAATCAGTTTAGTGCATTACTTTACAAATCcaacagtgcagtgtgtgtttgttctctttGATTCGTAATCTAAGATGTCATTATTATTGACTTCTTACTCCACTGTGGTGGTCTCCACAGTTTCCTCCTGTGGATAAATACCGAATGAAAATATCTATTTTATTGGGAGCTCTGCCTTAAAATCACAAGTCTGATTATGAGTTCATCAGTTATTGGACTGAGGTTATCACTGAAGTTCAGACTGGTATACGATAGAATTACATCTTAGACGTATAAAACCAGCAAAGCTCATTAATGTCTGGTCAGCTTTATTTCCAACATACACTTAGAAAAAGAGATGAACTACTCAAAGtgtttattaaagaaaacagaaccGCTGACATGATACTCCTGGAGGAGTTTCAGGTTGCAGTTTTGTTTCCagaatatacagtaaatgtgcGTCACATTTAAGCTCACCATATTTGATCTGGGCTCTGGTCGGCGGCGAGGGCTCCTGGTTCtctgaaaggaaaaaacatcaaacattaactgctgaacacacacacacacacacacacacacacacacacacacacacacacacacacacacacacacacacacacacacacacacacacacacacacacacacacacacacacacacacacacacacacacacacacacacacacacacacacacacacacacacacacacacacacacacacacacacacacacacacacacacacacacacacacacacacacacacacacacacacacacacactttattttttaaatcctccacATAATATAAAATTAATCTTCAGTGATGCAATGTCTCTTTacagtttgttgtgtttgtacgTTTTatcattacaaaaataataaagcaatgcCGATTCTTTACTCAAAAAAACTCTCAAAGATGCAGAAGACTGGACCACCGGAGACTTTAGTCCCAGTGTCTGCTGCAGCGTGGCCACACTGCCAACACACTGGTCACATTAAGAGCAGCGATGAGGCTGCGCTTTTCATTTAACCCTGCTCTGTCTGAAAGTGACCTTAGAGCACAGTGATTCCAACATGGCTGCTAGACACAGTATTTACAGTCAAAAGCCTCAATAACTGCCTCCATCTGCCATCAGAGCCCACACTGCTGCAGGGTGTGCAAACGAGCCCAACACAGGAAGAAGTTATGTTGAGCCATGAGAAAAAACTATATTCGtatattagaaaaataatttgatAAATAAAACCCATGTGATTAAATGACTTTTTAGATGCAAGTTTTGATTTGGATTGCAATCAGGCATTGGACAAGCATGAGCATTATCAGAGGCTATCattttaaagcagcttttaaCAGTCTGTagaataaatgcataaaattatatttgaaaagGTTTGCAAATACTAATGAACCTACATGGAGTCTGAATCTGCCGCTCCCTTCGGATATACAGAgctttataattaatatttgtttattctgCCAACTCTCAGTGGTCTCATAGTGATACTATGGGCTGCCGCACGAGGCTGTTTTCAGCCAAGTGCAGTAAGAAGCCCCTGTGCTCTACTTAGCAGGAAAAAGCAGACAGAGTTAGAGACTAGCTGGGGAACAtggtggagcatttagcagctgaaCGACAGATACTTCACTTTTCCAAGGAGctcaaacagagagaaatattgGACTTTGCATTCATTAggtgaacacaaacacaggacacAAGTAATGATCATCCTGCAGCATTACTGCTGCATGTGTTCAGAAGCAACTGTTTGCCAACAGATATTCaagaggccatattatgcttttgggggttttccctttcctgtagtgtgttcaaAGGATTTGTGTTGAtgtcccctgcctgaaacgcctccattggactcctttgtttaattaaggaccatagtgacatcactcacgcttctataggctagcgcttcaacacacTGTATGTGATAGACTAAGGCTGAGACATTTATAAGCGGTTGACTATTCACaacagttaaccaatcagagcagactgggcctctggtttcagacagagggtgaaagaggtgctgcagcacaggcagtatgagaaacataaagagctttttgaacattaaagcatggagacatgtcccaggagaggctatacaaatgaaaatatgaaaaaatgaaagctCTACAGTCTGGATTTATTTAGCCAAATAAAAGATGCTGATCTGGGTGAAATGAAGGGCATGTTGAAGTGTGAATAATATTAAGAGATCCAGATATTTCATAGTCTCGTTCAAACTACTGTCTGAGTTTAATTAGCATGAGAGGAGCTGTGTACTGGATGGATTTGTAGAGCACTATGTGGAGACACTAAGCTAACTCTAGACAAGTAGGGGACTGGAGCAGAGTGCATTCTGGGTCATTAAGAGCCCAACTACAGGAGTAGGGAAATTACAGCAGAGGATTAATCTGAAGTCCTCTTCACTTTGTGTCTACTGTATTTGTCTTGCACAAGCTTCACCTACTTTCTTCCAACTGAGAGAAGCAAAGAGCACAGAAATAACTAgtggttgtgtgtgagtgtgagtgtgagtgtgagtgtgagtgtgagtgtgtgtgagtgtgagtgtgcgtgcgtgcgtgcgtgcgtgtgtgtgtgtgtgtgtgtgtgtgtgtgtgcgcgcgtgcgcgtgtgtgtgtcagccttAAGACTCctctttcaaaacaaacaggCAGCAGCACAGTGGTCAGACTCACACCGCTGACTGACCAGTCTCAGTGGAAAGGTCAGGCTCTATTTCAGGATGCAGGGGTGCAAGGTTTCTTACAAACCAGGCCAGGAATAACTCCGGCTCTTCATTGATCACAGCGCCTCGTGCGGCATGAAAAGGCACCTGTTACTTTTACTACTTTACCCACCTTATGGTTTAATAATAGAACAAGGTCCTCAATAAATTGGCTCATCTCATTTTTAATTCAGCCACTCAAAAATGTGgtctataaaaaaagaaacaagctgATGCCAATAacccattttgtttttgtcaaggCCACAGTTTAAATCCCAAAATATTGAATGTATTATAATTCAAAACTAAAGCTATACCTTCTTGAATCTGGAGGAGTCAAGTGTTTAACATGTGTGCTTCAAAGATCACTAATTATAACAGACctgttcttttacattttctaaaccCACTGAACGCCCCTCTGCTGTGCACTCATGCATCATATTTCAAACATTCACAGAAACGTGGAGACCTGCAGCCTGTTCTAGTAATCAAAACTCAGCCAGACTGCTACATTGCACCTTATTAAgttcaaactgaaatgttgagaCCCCTCAATTGATTTTGGATTAAATGTTGGAGTGCCAGCTCGGCCGACTGTTTGTCCTTCTGTTTTGCTGCCTGCAGCTTTCTTGTGAACCGCTCATCCAAACACAGTTCACAGTTGGTACTGTGCTTCCTGGGGTCCTTAGCTAAACACAAGCCAAGGGTACAGTCTATCAGTTATGACATACAGACAAAGACTCTTTGAAGTTGAACGAGTCTTGTTGAGTGTTTCATCATTGCATTGCTGGTgcatttcacaaaaaataaatctacataAGAATGAATGTAGGTCTGTCTCACTCTTCTCAATTAGCTCGGGGATTTATCTGGCTTTCTATAAGCAGTTTGAATGCAGAGTAtttggcctttttttaaatactgcaaCAGACCAATTTAATCTCTGCATACCTGAGATCGATGCGTCGGGGATTGCAGGTTCATTGTGGTGCCAGCATTCAATTCCCCCGGCAgaaaggcttttcttttttaaatcaacaacgATCCTGAGTCTAATCATAGAGCGCTCATTCATCCCAGAACATTATACAATCCCAATACATCTTTAGAGCGGGGCAAGTCCAATGAGAGACACCAGATCTTGGAACTGGACAATGACTACATGAAACGTTAATCTCAACTATTTGCCAGTCAAATGACAGAAATCCATGGATCAATGAAATTACAGTCATCTTATTTAAGCCCCTTTCTCTGAAAACGCAGGTACTTAGCACATGTTCCCATATCAccatttgtatatattttttcataaacAGATGCAAAACTCCTCAATTGCTTTTAGGAGAACAATTAAAGTGTTCACTGTACCAGTCCCAACCAGAGCATTCAGATTTAACGAGACGCCTTAAAGCTCTAATCTTGTTTGCCTGGGCAGTGAACCTCGGATCATTTCTCGAGGGCACTATAGGTTTGTCAAATTGATCCGGAATGAAATTGCACAAAAATGATTGAAGGTTCAATTAAATGGCACTGAGATAAGGAATGCTACCTGGTCTTAGAGTCCATATGATACCCATTTCCTCGGGCACCACACTCAAACTAAACTTACTTTATTAGAATCTAAAAGCAATCTTGTATCTCCATTTTTCATCCATCCCAGAGTTTTGTTTTGTGATGTATCATGAGTGTTGCAGCCTCACAGGGTTGCTGCAGTGGCTGTTGACTTTTGTCTCGTTGAAAGGAGACAACTATAGCAGACGCACTGCTGAAA harbors:
- the tmem65 gene encoding transmembrane protein 65 isoform X1; amino-acid sequence: MLKLCLQRAFPLVAQKLPTGLRQAVPPRLSGTGGHTPSCLMGTHGRNEPREPINSAKIAKDFIYRLQPNERTCLLKELQSFESIAIVQENQEPSPPTRAQIKYVLFHNCVPFIGFGFLDNAIMIAAGTQIELSIGVTLGISTMAAAALGNLVSDLAGLGLAGYVESLASKFGMQGPELTPKQADMWQTRVSSHVGKAIGVSIGCILGMFPLFFLDDDKDKEKEAQPCIDTASPSS
- the tmem65 gene encoding transmembrane protein 65 isoform X2 — its product is MLKLCLQRAFPLVAQKLPTGLRQAVPPRLSGTGGHTPSCLMGTHGRNEPREPINSAKIAKDFIYRLQPNERTCLLKELQSFESIAIVQENQEPSPPTRAQIKYVLFHNCVPFIGFGFLDNAIMIAAGTQIELSIGVTLGISTMAENSRHQSVSLSVFLQLLRWGTWFQIWQVSVLQVMWSLWRPNSGCRVQN